A stretch of DNA from Pseudorca crassidens isolate mPseCra1 chromosome X, mPseCra1.hap1, whole genome shotgun sequence:
GTGCATACCTGTGTAAAAATATGGTCAGACTTTCACTTTACAGTCTATacattatatttccatttaaaaagaaaataaagaggaataGAAACTGGGGGAAACCGCCGTTTAAaatttgcttccatttctttatcCCTTGATCATGGAGACTTCGGCTCACCTGGAGGCAGATTCTCTCTTTGGGGAAGTCGGTAAGATTGGCCCTTCTGATTCTACTTGTATAAAACCAGAAGCTGTGCGTTGTCATGGAGACAACTACAAAGCACCTTAAAACTGACCGCAGAGATTCAGTGTCTTGCCTTGGTTACTCATAGTGGGCGTGGCTAGTCAGAGATGTGCTTATGAGGCTTCTTGACTTTGGGGGTGGAAAGGGACAGGATAAGGGAAAGAGGggcagagaaaaatatttcttggcCATGTACAAACAGGAGGCACTGCGCTTCAACCGTTGCTTCTTCCCATGAGAGTGGGTTATGGGGGCAGAGATGGGGAGGCAGGAATGATGAACGCACCTTGCAGGTGAGCAGAGTGGATGAAGTGGCTGCTTTCATAAGACTTTGTAAGACTCTGGGCATAAGCAGTGTTGCTTCGGGCACCTCAGAGCAGAGTGTGAAACAAAGCTGTAAAAAGTGCCAAGAGTTTCTTCACCTCTCCCATCACCTCTCAGAACCCTGCACCCAGTTCGGAGCATTGAGACGCAGCATCCTTGGTTTGAACACTTGCAATCTTACCCAAAGCAAAGCTCCTTGAGTGAGGGCAGACAGGGAGAATGTGGAAAACATGGGGAGAGGGTGGCAACTGTAAAGCGATTTGAGCACACGAGCAAGCATCCTTTTTGCATGTCCAGGGAAACTAGGCAGAAATGTTGACAAGGAATCAGCCTGAGGTACAGCAGCCACTCTGTTGGGACCACTGTAATTTGGGCATCAGAAGTGAAGATGACCTCAGCTTATACTTACAGTCTAGTTAAACCTGGATAGAACAACCATATACATGCCTAACTCCGTGGGCCTTTGTATATGTGCGTgttttaatgtgtatattttcttAACCAAATTGATATCCTACCATGTATTCttttgaatcttttatttttatggagtAGTCTGTTTGGGGCATTACGTCGTCTTTGGAGATTCTTTTGAGGCTATGTTCCTGAGGCTAGGACGTTTGCCCAGTTGCTGGGGTCTTGCCACCTAACTTCCAGCTAGAGAGGAACCCACCTGTCTGCCCGCCCCTCACTCCTGTGCCTCCCCCCCACTGGACTGTGGGCTCCGTTACTTGGTCCCAGTAGCCTCCGGAGTTGTGACATAATTGGGGCCCAGCTCCACTCCTTCCATGGGGGTAAAAGAGGACCCGGTTTCAGAAGCCTTGGCAGTACTAGTAAGAAGAACCCACCACACCCAGGGAGCCCTCCTCTGCCTCCAGCCCGCCCCGACCTGGCCACAGTTTGCTAAGCCAGGCAACTGTGGAGAGAGGGGTCATGTGACTCGCCCTGGGGTACAGCAGGGAGGGTACTTGCATCTGAGTCTCTTGATCCCCCAAGGGGTATGCTTTTCCACCCACCCCCAAGCCTCCCCACAAGTGAATCTGGTGGAGGAAGCAAATTTTATCCACAGATCACACACCAAAGacacaaaaacatttatttaattgctACCACAAACAGAGAACTAACTTAAGGCAGTGTAACACATTTCCACTTATCCTTACAATCTTTTGTACAGTAAACTTTAAGTGTCAATTTGAATCAATAATCGAGATTTTTATTAAACAACGTTTTCTTGAATTCTAGAGAAAAATCACTTCCTGGGCTGTCAAGTGCGACGATACAAGACATCTACACCTTAACACGGTGGATCACAGGACCTCAgcctccccccaccatccccaccacagCTGGGAGGCTCAGAGGGATGGGGCAGGAGGGAACGGCTTTTGAAGCAGCACTTGTTTACAAGTCCAGGCAGTACTCCATTCACTTCTGGCTACCAGTTATTCCCTCAAATTCCCttctgaatgaaaaagaaaaatgtaaaaactgattGCGTAAAAACATCAGGCTGTGTATAATATTAAAAGCATGACTGTAACTGATCCTAGCAACCATAAGTTTGGATGTGGGGAGAAACCAGTTTATGGATAGATTTGTTTTTAAGGAACTAAATGGAAGAAAATCCTGGCAAATACTATAAAAGGTAAAGTAACTACGAATAAAGTAAACACATATCATTTGCATTCGTGTTTGACTACGAAAATCAGCACCAATGTATTTGGTGCGGCAACATCTTTCCTTTTGCCATTTGATCTCATaggcataaatatttattttaataagagcTCAGTAAATTGTGTTCTTCAGATAGGGGTCATATTTTGTTGCTGGAATTTAGAAAGGAAACTGTTTCAAATACTTGTACTTTATCGCAATTGCCTTTCTTACTGCCGTTAAATGTACAATAAATACTTAAACACATAAAGCTCTGCGGTCACATTCACTTTACAGAAGGCTTTACCACAGCGCACCCTTACCATTGCGCATGcgctcctcccccacccacccacccccctcgAGGAATGGGAGGAGAGAGCAGGAACAAGGAGAAGGAAATGAGGAGTGGGGAGAAACGGTTACACAGGAGTGGGGAAAAACCGAAGTCTACAAGTTCAAGGATCACTGTGGGCTCACAGTCAACCAcaggaggaaagggaggctcAGAACAACAGAAGCCAAACTTGAGGGGAAATTGGTCTCTAAAGGAGcaagcgcgcgcgcgcacacacacacacacacacacacacacacacactcacacttttGCAGACATAATGGAAAGGAGGAGTATGCCTGAAAGGTAGGTGTAGCTTACGCTCTCTGTCAGTgtctgcatgtgtctgtgtgcagGTGCACTAAGATATCTCACTTTGTATTACATATGCTAGCCAACCTCGAAAGGGGACCACTGCTTGGCCGCccctaagatcacacagccactTCATCAGAATCAGCTTCAACATCAATAACCACAACCTCCTGGTAATCATCGGTGGCAATGGTGACCACAAAGGGGTCAACAggggcagcggcagcagcaggctCCAGCGGGCTGGCAACAGGCTTGGGGGACTCAGCGGCAGGGCTGGAGGTGGGCTCAGGGAGGTCAGTGATGTCACACTCCAGGTGGCCAGCAGCAGTGGGCTCAGGCTGGCCGGCGATGGCAGGCTCCAGGTGGCTGGTGGCAACGGGCTCAGGATAGTCGGCAGGCTCGGGGTGGGTGGTAGCAGGCTTGGTGTGGCCAGTGGTGGGTTTAGGGCAGCTGGTGGCAGGGCTGAAGGTAGCCTTGGAGTGGCTGCCAGCAGGGATGTGGTGGCCAGTGACAGGCTTGGGGTGGCTAGAGGCAGGCTTGAAATAGACAGAGTCAGCCTTGAAGTGGACAGAGGCAGGCTTAGGGTAGACAGTGGCAGACTTGGGGTGACCAGAGGTAGACCTGGAGTGGCCAGAGGCAGATTTACGGTGGCCAGAGGCAGGCCTGGAGTGACTAAAGACAGACTTATGGTGAACAGAGGCAGATGTGCGGTGGGCAGAGGCAGACCTGGAGTGGCCGGAGGCTGGCCTGGAGTGGCCGGAGGCACACTCAGGTTGGCCAGCTGCAGCATCACCAGGTAGTGGAACATTTCGGACGCTCATCGGTATTTCCTCCACAGCAGTACAGGCTTGTTCGCGGGCTCGGTCACGGGTgcgggcgcgggcgcgggcgAAGGCTCGGGCCTCCCGCATTTCCCGAACATCAGTGATGAGGCCAGAGAAGAACTGGATAGGATGCCGCATAGCATGGAAGATGGTAAAGTATTCCCTTCGGAAATTCTCATTGAGGAGACCGTAGATCACAGCATTGAGGCAGCTGTTGAAGTAGGCTACAAAGTAGGATGCAAGATAAAGCCAGTTGGGGACCTTGCCTGCCATCTCCTTTGGACTGACAGCCACCAAGACAGTGAGCACGTTGATAGGACACCAGCACCCTGCAAAGAGGAGGAAGATCACAAACATGGTTAGAAAATTGCGAACCTCGGCAAGCTGGTTGTCAGGATTCTGCCCAGCCTGGTCGCGGACTGCCAGCACTTTGGTCCAGATCCTCACGTAGCAGAAACCCACTATGAGCAGAGGGAGGACAAAGTGGATGCAGACGATGGTCACAGCAAAGGCAGAGTTGTTCAGATAGTTGAAGATGCAGGTGTAGGTGCGAGGATCATACTCGATGGTGCCAATGTACACGTTGGGCAGGACAGCCAGGACGGTCATGATCCAGGTGACAACCAGGTAAATGCAGGTATTACGCACACTGAAGATGCGCTCATACTGGAGGCTGTGACAGATGTAGCAGTAACGGTTGATAGCAATTGCCACAATATTGAAGATAGAACCGACCACACTCAGCCCTGTGATGAATCCAACCATCTGGCACTGTAACTGGCTCATATCCCAGCCACCAACGGCCATGGCATGCAGCATCAGAGGATAGGGGTAGACGGCCACCAGCATATCAGCCACAGAGAGGCTAACCACGAAGATGTTGCCTGAAAAGCATattggggtggggcggggtgggggtgggggcgagggaggaagacagagaagaacaaatgGTTACATTTGGAAATCTACAAATATAAGCTGGAAGAAAAGGCCAGCTGGAGTCGTGACAATTT
This window harbors:
- the GPR50 gene encoding melatonin-related receptor, translated to MRPTLAVPSPYGCVGCKLPQPDYPPALIIFMFCAMVITIVVDLIGNSMVILAVSKNKKLRNSGNIFVVSLSVADMLVAVYPYPLMLHAMAVGGWDMSQLQCQMVGFITGLSVVGSIFNIVAIAINRYCYICHSLQYERIFSVRNTCIYLVVTWIMTVLAVLPNVYIGTIEYDPRTYTCIFNYLNNSAFAVTIVCIHFVLPLLIVGFCYVRIWTKVLAVRDQAGQNPDNQLAEVRNFLTMFVIFLLFAGCWCPINVLTVLVAVSPKEMAGKVPNWLYLASYFVAYFNSCLNAVIYGLLNENFRREYFTIFHAMRHPIQFFSGLITDVREMREARAFARARARTRDRAREQACTAVEEIPMSVRNVPLPGDAAAGQPECASGHSRPASGHSRSASAHRTSASVHHKSVFSHSRPASGHRKSASGHSRSTSGHPKSATVYPKPASVHFKADSVYFKPASSHPKPVTGHHIPAGSHSKATFSPATSCPKPTTGHTKPATTHPEPADYPEPVATSHLEPAIAGQPEPTAAGHLECDITDLPEPTSSPAAESPKPVASPLEPAAAAAPVDPFVVTIATDDYQEVVVIDVEADSDEVAV